Sequence from the Chloroflexota bacterium genome:
AGCACTGGCTGAAGATACAGCACGAGTATGACAGCATCTTCTGCGTCGTCGACCTCCACGCCATCACCGTTCCCCAGGAGCCCAAGGTACTGAAGGCAAAGATACGGGAGGTGGCGGGGCTGCTCATTGCCTCCGGGATTGACCCCACTATAGCCAGTGTCTTTGTCCAGTCCCACGTCCATGAACACAGCGAGCTGACCTGGATTCTCAACTGCTACATCCCGATGGGCTGGATGCGGCGCATGACCCAGTTCAAGGAAAAATCGCAGAAACAGAGGGAGGAGGTCAGCACCGCGCTCTTCGACTATCCGGCGCTGATGGCGGCTGATATCCTGCTCTACAATACTGACGAGGTGCCGGTGGGGGAGGACCAGAAACAGCATGTTGAGCTGGCGCGAAATGCGGCCCAGCGCTTCAACACCATCTACGGCGAGACGTTTACCGTGCCCAAAGCGGTCATCGCCAAGACGGGCGCCCGTATCATGGGTCTCGACGACCCGACACAGAAGATGAGCAAGAGCGAGGAGCAGCCGGGTCGCGCTATAAATCTGCTCGATTCCCCTGATGATATGCGGAGCAAAATCATGCGGGCGACCACCGACTCCCTGCGCGAGATACGCTTTGACGAAAACCGTCCCGGTATAAATAATCTGCTCGTCATCTACGAGCAGTTCACCGGGCAGGGCAGAGAAGAGATTGAGTCGCGGTTTGAGGGCAAAGGCTACGTGGACTTGAAGCGGGAACTGGCTGAGGTGGTCGTCGAAAGCGTCAATGTGGTGCAGACCCGCTATCGTGAGCTGACCGCCGACCCGGCACATATTGACCGGCTGCTGGCCGAGGGGGCAGATAAGGTCCGACCGACGGCCGAAAAGACCCTGGCTCTGGTCAAAGAACGGGTGGGGATAGGGTAATCGCGCTGTCCCTAGCCTTTGATAACCCCGATTGGCCTCGTTCTGGCCACGATTTTCGAGATACCGGCATTGTGGGCAATGCCCACCACCAAGGAAACGTCTTTGTAGGCTTCTGGAGCCTCCTCGGCAAGTCCAGAGAGGCTGCCGGCACGCACCGTTATGCCGCGTGACTGCAGCGACTCAAGTACATCTCTTCCGCTTTGATGCCTCTTCGCTGCGGACCGGCTCTGCAATCTGCCGGCACCGTGGCAGGTGGAGCCGAACGTCTCCTTCATCGCCTGCTCCGTCCCGACCAGCACGTAGGAAAACCGCCCCATATCTCCGGGAATGAGCACCGGCTGACCGATCTGAGCATATTTCTTGGGTACGTCGGGATGGCCGGCGGGAAAAGCCCGCGTAGCACCCTTGCGGTGCACACATAGCTTCAGCTTCTGACCATTGACCACGTATTCCTCTATCTTGGCGATATTGTGGGCGACGTCGTAGATAAGCTCCAGGCCGGCATCGGCTTCTTTTATTCCCAGCACCTGGCAGAACGACTCCCTCACCCAGTGGGCGATGCACTGTCGGTTGGCCCAGGCGTAGTTGGCAGCACAGCGCATTGCGGCCAGATATGCCTGGCCCTCCGGGGATTTGACCGGGCTGCAGGCGAGCTGGCGGTCGGGGAGGTCGATGTCGTATCTGGTCATTGCCCTGACCATCTCCTTGATGTAGTCATCGGCTACCTGGTGGCCCAGACCGCGCGAGCCGCAGTGAACGTAAAGCATCACCTGGTCGACCTCGTTGATGCCCATGGCCCCGGCAATGTCCGGCTCGTAAATCTGGTCAACCAGTGCCACCTCAAGGAAGTGGTTGCCCGAGCCCAGTGTGCCCAGCTGTGGAGTGCCGCGCTCCTTGGCTCGCCCGCTGACCTTGGACGGGTCGGCCCCGGCCATCTCGCCGTTTTCCTCGGTGCTCTCC
This genomic interval carries:
- the trpS gene encoding tryptophan--tRNA ligase encodes the protein MKKRVFSGIQPTGDLHIGNYLGAIQHWLKIQHEYDSIFCVVDLHAITVPQEPKVLKAKIREVAGLLIASGIDPTIASVFVQSHVHEHSELTWILNCYIPMGWMRRMTQFKEKSQKQREEVSTALFDYPALMAADILLYNTDEVPVGEDQKQHVELARNAAQRFNTIYGETFTVPKAVIAKTGARIMGLDDPTQKMSKSEEQPGRAINLLDSPDDMRSKIMRATTDSLREIRFDENRPGINNLLVIYEQFTGQGREEIESRFEGKGYVDLKRELAEVVVESVNVVQTRYRELTADPAHIDRLLAEGADKVRPTAEKTLALVKERVGIG
- a CDS encoding RtcB family protein translates to MAPWNGPLEKIDDYRWRIPRSYKQGMRVPGIIYADADMVKQIRQEQALEQVVNVAFLPGIVDYSLAMPDIHWGYGFPIGGVAAMRVDDGVISPGGVGFDINCGVRLLRTNLMKGDVIPKMKQLMDALYNSVPSGVGSKGKIRLKGGEINDVLRKGSRWAVEHGYGRPEDLESTEENGEMAGADPSKVSGRAKERGTPQLGTLGSGNHFLEVALVDQIYEPDIAGAMGINEVDQVMLYVHCGSRGLGHQVADDYIKEMVRAMTRYDIDLPDRQLACSPVKSPEGQAYLAAMRCAANYAWANRQCIAHWVRESFCQVLGIKEADAGLELIYDVAHNIAKIEEYVVNGQKLKLCVHRKGATRAFPAGHPDVPKKYAQIGQPVLIPGDMGRFSYVLVGTEQAMKETFGSTCHGAGRLQSRSAAKRHQSGRDVLESLQSRGITVRAGSLSGLAEEAPEAYKDVSLVVGIAHNAGISKIVARTRPIGVIKG